From the genome of Virgibacillus siamensis, one region includes:
- the gcvPA gene encoding aminomethyl-transferring glycine dehydrogenase subunit GcvPA, whose translation MEFRYLPMTADDKQQMLDTIGVESTEALFSDIPEKIRFKGELNLKKPANEQQLKKELSALANKNANLTEYTSFLGAGVYDHFIPSVVDHVISRSEFYTAYTPYQPEISQGELQAIFEFQTMICELTGMEVANSSMYDGGTALAEAVTLSAGQTKRKKILVSKAIHPESRAVIDTYAKAPNLEIVEIGLQNGKTDLDQLKNELDENTASVVMQYPNFFGQVEPLKEINELIRQQKKTMFIVSSNPLALGYMTPPGDFGADIVVGDTQVFGIPAQFGGPHCGYFATTDKLKRKVPGRLVGQTKDEDGIRGFVLTLQAREQHIRRDKATSNICSNQALNALASSVAMSSIGKHGLKKMAVLNMQKARYAKQKLEENGFPAVFDGAFFNELVVKFTADPETVNEQLLAKGIIGGYDLGRDYPELEGHMLIAVTEIRTKEEIDTFVKELGDIHG comes from the coding sequence ATGGAATTTCGTTATTTGCCGATGACTGCAGATGATAAGCAACAAATGCTTGATACAATAGGTGTTGAAAGTACAGAGGCTTTGTTTTCCGATATACCGGAAAAAATCCGGTTTAAAGGGGAACTTAACCTGAAAAAACCCGCGAATGAGCAACAATTGAAAAAAGAATTGTCAGCACTGGCTAATAAAAATGCCAACCTTACGGAGTACACGTCGTTTTTGGGGGCTGGGGTATATGACCACTTTATTCCATCAGTTGTGGATCACGTCATTTCCAGATCTGAATTTTATACTGCATATACACCATACCAGCCTGAAATATCACAAGGTGAGTTGCAAGCAATTTTCGAATTCCAGACGATGATTTGCGAATTGACTGGAATGGAGGTAGCAAACTCCTCCATGTACGATGGCGGAACTGCCTTGGCAGAAGCGGTAACATTAAGTGCCGGCCAGACAAAACGAAAAAAAATTCTTGTATCGAAGGCAATTCATCCCGAGTCGCGCGCAGTAATTGATACGTATGCAAAAGCTCCAAATCTTGAAATTGTCGAAATCGGCTTGCAAAATGGAAAGACTGATTTAGACCAATTGAAGAATGAACTGGACGAAAACACGGCTAGTGTCGTAATGCAATATCCGAATTTCTTCGGTCAGGTTGAACCATTGAAAGAAATAAATGAACTGATCAGACAGCAGAAAAAGACAATGTTTATTGTATCCAGTAACCCGCTTGCACTGGGATACATGACACCGCCCGGCGATTTTGGGGCAGACATTGTCGTAGGTGATACGCAAGTGTTCGGTATTCCTGCGCAGTTTGGCGGTCCGCATTGCGGTTATTTTGCAACAACTGATAAATTGAAACGTAAAGTTCCTGGTCGACTGGTCGGACAAACGAAGGATGAAGATGGTATCCGCGGATTTGTTTTGACGCTGCAGGCGCGAGAACAACACATTAGACGTGATAAGGCAACATCCAATATCTGTTCAAACCAGGCCCTGAATGCACTGGCAAGTTCTGTTGCAATGAGTTCAATAGGTAAGCACGGATTAAAGAAGATGGCAGTTCTGAATATGCAAAAAGCACGTTATGCCAAACAGAAATTGGAAGAGAATGGTTTCCCTGCAGTATTTGATGGTGCATTTTTTAATGAATTGGTTGTAAAGTTTACAGCAGATCCTGAAACTGTCAATGAACAACTGCTGGCCAAGGGAATAATTGGCGGATATGATCTTGGAAGAGATTACCCGGAATTAGAAGGGCACATGTTAATTGCTGTAACAGAAATTCGGACAAAAGAAGAAATTGATACTTTTGTAAAGGAATTGGGGGATATCCATGGCTAA
- the gcvT gene encoding glycine cleavage system aminomethyltransferase GcvT, giving the protein MSDLKRTPLFPEYEKLGGKTVDFGGWNLPVQFKGIKHEHEVTRTKAGLFDVSHMGEIVVKGSKSLPFLQKVMTNDISKLTPKRAQYTFMCYEDGGTVDDLIVYMLEQDLYLLVVNAANTDKDFQWLLDQNDTGAEITNESSEYVQLALQGPKAETILQKLTQTDLSSIKFFRFENPVTFSGVDNGAIVSRTGYTGEDGFEIYMNADSGRVLWNKILDAGEDLGIEPIGLGARDTLRFEANLPLYGQELSKDITPVEAGMKFAVKVKKESDFIGKEKLSEQIENGTDRKLVGIEMVDKGIPRTGYEVYKDGTGIGFVTTGTQSPTLQKNVGLALIKTEFTEPGTELVIQVRKRKLKAIVVKTPFYKRDK; this is encoded by the coding sequence ATGAGTGATTTAAAGCGAACACCATTATTCCCGGAATATGAAAAACTGGGAGGCAAGACAGTCGACTTCGGCGGTTGGAATCTGCCCGTTCAATTCAAAGGCATTAAACACGAGCACGAGGTTACCAGAACAAAAGCAGGGTTATTCGACGTGTCACATATGGGAGAAATCGTTGTGAAAGGGTCAAAAAGTTTACCATTCCTGCAAAAAGTCATGACCAATGATATTTCTAAACTGACACCTAAACGCGCTCAGTATACGTTCATGTGTTATGAGGACGGTGGAACGGTAGATGATTTGATTGTTTATATGCTTGAGCAGGATTTGTATTTGCTTGTTGTGAATGCAGCTAATACGGACAAGGATTTTCAGTGGTTACTGGACCAAAATGACACCGGTGCAGAGATCACAAATGAATCATCAGAATATGTTCAATTGGCATTGCAAGGACCTAAAGCGGAAACAATTTTGCAAAAATTAACGCAGACAGATTTAAGCAGCATAAAGTTTTTCCGTTTTGAAAACCCGGTAACCTTTTCCGGAGTAGATAACGGAGCGATCGTTTCACGTACCGGCTATACCGGAGAAGATGGTTTTGAGATTTATATGAATGCCGATTCCGGAAGGGTTTTGTGGAACAAAATATTGGATGCTGGTGAGGACCTCGGCATCGAACCAATTGGGCTTGGTGCACGAGATACATTGCGTTTTGAAGCTAACCTTCCATTGTATGGACAAGAGCTTTCTAAAGATATTACACCTGTCGAAGCAGGAATGAAATTTGCTGTAAAGGTTAAAAAGGAATCCGATTTTATTGGAAAAGAAAAACTTTCGGAACAAATCGAAAATGGTACAGACCGTAAACTGGTTGGAATTGAAATGGTGGATAAAGGAATTCCGCGGACAGGTTACGAGGTATACAAAGATGGTACTGGAATTGGTTTTGTTACAACAGGCACACAATCACCAACATTACAAAAGAATGTGGGTCTGGCTTTAATTAAAACAGAATTTACCGAACCAGGTACGGAATTAGTTATTCAGGTGCGGAAAAGGAAATTGAAGGCAATAGTAGTTAAAACACCATTTTATAAGCGAGATAAATAG
- a CDS encoding DEAD/DEAH box helicase, whose product MEPIRIEKDSAFIDNFQTSLDEGAKMSSWSLFQMAYEAELTSMAPSFNGLRTLEFLPHVNFLEHQISCAAQVIEEMNGRAILADEVGLGKTIEAGLILKEYMLRGLVKKALILVPASLVNQWAKELNEKFYIPAITHRKNYPWDQNPVIISSIDRAKRSPHREKILDVDYDFILIDEAHKLKNHKTQNFKFVRSLKKTYCLLLTATPIQNRLVEIFNLVSILKPGHLGDYESFLEQYGTNRNKLKQDGYLKQLIQKVMIRNTRQNTKFDDIKRNIETIWVDANEQEKDVYHLLENMTNGFSPFSRITLLREICSSREACYLSLKKMVKNDGNEELISPVIEKISQLKNHSKAEKVLDIIKRMNGEKFIIFTEYRATQLYLQWYLKQHDITSVPFRGGFKKSKKDWMKQLFENHAQVLIATEAGGEGINLQFCNNLINYDLPWNPMRLEQRIGRIHRYGQENNVHIFNFAIRDTVEEHIMTLLYEKINLFEKIIGNLDSILAELNITDIESEIQTIFSESASAGEARIKMNNLSSVINDAGNYMEEQQYGN is encoded by the coding sequence ATGGAACCGATTCGGATTGAAAAAGATTCTGCTTTCATTGATAATTTCCAGACATCGTTGGATGAAGGTGCCAAGATGTCCTCATGGAGCCTTTTTCAAATGGCCTATGAAGCGGAACTGACATCCATGGCACCATCATTTAATGGATTACGCACACTTGAGTTTCTGCCGCATGTAAACTTTCTTGAGCATCAGATCAGTTGTGCCGCACAAGTTATTGAAGAAATGAACGGGCGGGCAATCCTAGCGGATGAGGTCGGACTTGGTAAAACTATTGAAGCAGGATTGATTTTAAAAGAATACATGTTGCGCGGTCTAGTTAAAAAGGCGCTGATCCTTGTTCCGGCTTCTCTTGTTAACCAATGGGCAAAGGAATTAAATGAAAAATTTTATATACCGGCGATTACCCATCGTAAAAACTATCCATGGGATCAGAATCCAGTTATCATTTCTTCCATTGACCGGGCAAAACGTTCACCACATCGCGAAAAAATTCTTGATGTCGATTACGATTTTATCCTGATTGATGAGGCACATAAACTGAAAAACCATAAAACACAAAACTTCAAATTTGTTCGTTCATTGAAAAAAACATATTGCCTCCTGTTAACAGCTACTCCAATTCAGAACAGGCTGGTGGAAATCTTTAACCTCGTTTCTATTCTGAAACCTGGTCATCTTGGTGACTATGAATCATTTTTGGAGCAATATGGTACAAATCGGAACAAATTGAAGCAGGATGGTTATTTGAAACAATTAATCCAAAAAGTAATGATTCGAAATACACGACAAAACACAAAATTTGATGACATCAAACGCAACATCGAAACAATTTGGGTGGATGCGAACGAACAGGAAAAAGATGTGTATCATTTACTCGAAAATATGACGAATGGTTTCTCCCCATTTTCCAGAATAACGTTGCTCCGGGAAATATGCTCATCCCGTGAAGCATGTTATTTATCATTAAAAAAAATGGTTAAAAATGATGGAAATGAAGAATTGATCAGCCCTGTTATTGAAAAAATATCACAGCTGAAGAATCATTCAAAAGCAGAAAAGGTGCTGGATATTATCAAACGGATGAATGGTGAAAAATTTATTATTTTTACCGAATACCGGGCAACCCAATTATATTTGCAATGGTATCTCAAACAACACGATATTACTTCTGTTCCGTTCAGGGGCGGATTTAAGAAAAGTAAAAAGGACTGGATGAAACAATTATTTGAGAATCATGCCCAAGTTCTTATTGCAACTGAGGCTGGCGGTGAGGGAATTAACCTGCAGTTTTGCAACAACTTGATTAACTATGATCTGCCGTGGAATCCGATGCGCCTTGAACAGAGAATTGGACGTATACACCGGTATGGTCAGGAAAATAATGTTCACATCTTTAATTTTGCGATTAGGGATACGGTTGAAGAGCATATTATGACCTTGCTCTATGAAAAAATTAATTTGTTTGAAAAAATCATTGGTAATCTTGACAGCATATTGGCGGAACTGAACATCACCGACATTGAATCAGAAATTCAAACGATTTTTTCCGAATCAGCATCTGCGGGGGAAGCAAGAATTAAAATGAACAATCTTTCTTCTGTCATTAATGATGCCGGGAATTATATGGAGGAACAGCAATATGGCAATTAA
- a CDS encoding YqhG family protein has translation MAINNLNEFLYDYFAAHHCNILSNQSGILHVKLTEEMDRALMNRPFYWHYIKKIGQPGEPMELTLITEPSKNDVKGEWIHFGSPRLQQITNHLKNNEKHTKLFQKMETGQKTALFPWLVMNIKISYCGKQKKDEMISIGLQLINGSMRLEMMEMLKEIELQTTISDFCYTISPIIMPKSGYRRMENVIEGYIKEQEHDWADASLKTMQEEIDLVKHFYRSDDGDREQEMQKEIDEIRKRYDPYITFEPINGGLFYLAQ, from the coding sequence ATGGCAATTAACAACCTGAATGAATTTTTATATGATTATTTTGCTGCTCACCATTGCAACATCTTATCGAACCAAAGCGGAATACTGCATGTGAAGCTCACCGAAGAAATGGATCGTGCTTTAATGAACCGTCCATTTTATTGGCATTACATTAAAAAAATCGGGCAGCCGGGAGAACCAATGGAACTTACACTGATCACGGAACCTTCCAAAAATGATGTTAAAGGAGAATGGATCCATTTTGGAAGTCCCAGGCTGCAACAAATAACCAATCATTTAAAAAATAACGAAAAACATACAAAACTGTTTCAAAAAATGGAAACGGGACAAAAGACAGCACTTTTTCCATGGCTAGTTATGAATATAAAAATCAGCTACTGCGGTAAGCAAAAGAAAGACGAAATGATTTCAATCGGGCTTCAGCTGATTAATGGGTCCATGCGTCTTGAAATGATGGAAATGCTGAAAGAAATAGAACTCCAAACAACGATTTCTGATTTTTGTTATACAATTTCCCCAATTATAATGCCGAAAAGCGGCTATCGTCGTATGGAAAATGTTATTGAAGGGTATATCAAGGAGCAGGAACACGACTGGGCTGATGCATCATTAAAAACAATGCAGGAGGAGATAGATCTTGTGAAGCACTTTTATCGAAGCGATGATGGTGATCGGGAACAGGAGATGCAAAAAGAAATTGACGAGATAAGAAAACGATATGATCCTTATATCACATTTGAACCAATAAATGGTGGTTTATTTTATCTTGCTCAGTAA
- a CDS encoding YqzE family protein, whose protein sequence is MKGNEYIKFMTQEFTSFIDSTPEERKTRRSQRKSEPAVYSSKWLGMLPFALKSTLKKDSS, encoded by the coding sequence ATGAAAGGGAACGAGTATATAAAATTTATGACACAGGAATTTACGTCATTCATTGACTCAACACCTGAAGAGCGAAAAACACGCAGGTCTCAGCGAAAGTCCGAACCTGCAGTATATTCAAGCAAATGGCTCGGAATGTTGCCGTTTGCGTTAAAATCCACACTAAAGAAGGACAGCAGCTGA
- a CDS encoding shikimate kinase translates to MTIYLIGFMGSGKSTVGKILSNLMGSGYVDTDALIEEKYGPIPKIFSTYGENTFRSYETSVLKEVPNGAAVISTGGGIVERDENISFMKDNGVIVYLHTSFEQIQARLHNDTGRPLWNRDIQEKKNLFQKRIEIYRDCAGITITTDDKEPIMIAEEIKEELNWNKGINVE, encoded by the coding sequence ATGACCATTTATTTAATTGGATTTATGGGCAGTGGCAAAAGTACTGTTGGCAAAATCTTGAGTAATTTAATGGGTAGTGGTTATGTTGATACAGATGCATTGATTGAAGAAAAATACGGACCCATTCCAAAAATTTTCTCAACATATGGCGAAAATACATTTCGCAGTTACGAAACATCTGTACTGAAGGAGGTTCCCAACGGTGCAGCCGTTATTTCAACAGGCGGTGGTATTGTTGAAAGGGACGAAAATATATCCTTTATGAAAGACAATGGGGTTATTGTTTATTTACATACTTCATTTGAACAGATACAGGCAAGGTTACATAATGACACTGGAAGACCATTATGGAATCGTGACATTCAGGAAAAAAAGAATCTGTTCCAGAAAAGAATTGAAATTTATCGGGATTGCGCCGGTATTACAATTACGACGGATGATAAAGAACCAATTATGATCGCGGAGGAAATAAAGGAAGAACTGAATTGGAACAAAGGAATAAATGTTGAATAA
- a CDS encoding DUF1540 domain-containing protein: MAKDVLCEVKNCKYWGDGNVCNADRIYVVTHNQAKARTTEETDCKTFEPIV; encoded by the coding sequence ATGGCAAAGGATGTACTTTGTGAAGTCAAAAACTGTAAATATTGGGGAGATGGCAACGTTTGTAATGCTGATCGGATATATGTAGTTACCCATAATCAAGCGAAAGCAAGAACAACAGAGGAAACCGATTGTAAAACGTTTGAACCAATTGTATAA
- the comGA gene encoding competence type IV pilus ATPase ComGA: protein MSISFSLSDKLLQSAIKLQASDIHFYPFPDKTDIYFRILGKRILHKTISIHQYQSLLTYYKFTSGMDIGEVRKPQDGTLIHDTLNQHFSLRLSTLPVNHTESLAIRILPQEENLTLDQLFLFPAQLAKLKNWISNRAGIILFTGPTGSGKTTTLYALLQNILTEKSYQTITLEDPIEKDIHDILQVQVNEKAGITYQTGLKAALRHDPDIIMVGEIRDRYTAEFAFDASLTGHLVLSTLHAKSAAGTVHRLLEMGLKLSDLKQSLVAVASLQLLPVIINSTVTRRAAIMELLDGIRLEKQLTGKEHTMNNFHTFDHLRKKAFAYGYIDEEIFLAGKE from the coding sequence TTGAGCATTTCGTTTTCACTTTCGGATAAACTTCTGCAATCCGCGATTAAACTCCAGGCTTCCGATATTCACTTCTACCCGTTCCCTGACAAGACTGACATTTACTTCCGCATCCTCGGCAAACGAATCCTGCACAAAACAATTTCAATCCATCAATATCAGTCATTGCTCACATATTATAAATTTACATCAGGAATGGACATAGGTGAAGTCCGGAAACCTCAAGACGGAACACTTATCCATGATACCTTAAACCAGCATTTTTCACTGCGCCTTTCCACACTTCCGGTTAACCATACGGAGAGCCTGGCAATTCGAATTCTGCCTCAGGAAGAAAACCTTACACTGGATCAGTTATTTCTGTTCCCTGCCCAATTAGCCAAACTGAAAAACTGGATCAGTAACCGTGCCGGAATTATTTTATTTACCGGCCCAACAGGAAGTGGCAAGACCACAACGCTATATGCGCTTTTGCAAAATATCCTTACTGAAAAATCATACCAGACAATTACACTGGAAGATCCAATTGAAAAGGATATCCATGATATTTTGCAGGTACAAGTAAATGAAAAGGCTGGAATAACGTATCAAACCGGACTGAAGGCGGCATTGCGGCACGACCCGGATATTATAATGGTTGGGGAAATAAGGGATCGCTATACCGCTGAATTTGCCTTTGATGCCTCCCTTACCGGACACTTGGTATTAAGTACATTGCATGCCAAAAGTGCTGCAGGAACCGTTCACCGTCTTCTGGAAATGGGATTAAAACTATCCGATTTGAAACAGTCACTCGTTGCGGTGGCATCACTTCAGCTTCTGCCGGTCATCATAAACAGCACCGTTACAAGAAGGGCAGCTATTATGGAACTGCTGGATGGCATTCGACTGGAAAAACAGCTAACAGGAAAGGAGCATACGATGAACAATTTCCACACATTTGATCATTTACGAAAGAAGGCTTTTGCGTATGGGTATATCGATGAGGAAATTTTTCTGGCTGGGAAAGAATAG
- a CDS encoding type II secretion system F family protein: MGISMRKFFWLGKNRNKAISKDLQMRFLKQMSRLLKNGYPLLEALEIIKWDKQLKPSAASVITLLKDGSSFDEALEKANCFSPSVTSYLYFVRANGDIQQSIDKCVSMFEQRMRYSKKFQETIRYPIILFFVFALLIYFVKQSVLPSFIDIFQNNAGTASTAFISVIVIDFITKFMMVSVLLLIAGFVFAMLVKRKIGIEKQIILFRSIPIYRKYKKLHTSFLFATHFSSLLKTGMPIKEILSVMERQNKLPILAHFSKLMTDELNKGVYITNLLENLPLIDKQIAVIFQKNADVHALEKDLDMYASVLTEELNRKIMKILTYLQPAFFLTLAGFIVLIYVTLMWPMFQLIQTI, translated from the coding sequence ATGGGTATATCGATGAGGAAATTTTTCTGGCTGGGAAAGAATAGAAATAAGGCAATATCCAAGGATCTTCAGATGCGGTTTCTAAAACAGATGTCCAGACTTCTGAAAAATGGTTATCCATTACTCGAAGCGCTGGAAATCATTAAATGGGATAAACAATTAAAGCCTTCTGCTGCATCCGTTATCACATTACTAAAAGATGGCAGCAGTTTTGATGAAGCCCTCGAGAAAGCGAACTGTTTCTCCCCTTCCGTTACATCCTATTTATATTTTGTCAGGGCCAATGGGGATATTCAGCAAAGTATCGATAAGTGTGTTTCAATGTTTGAACAGCGAATGCGCTACTCCAAAAAGTTTCAGGAAACGATTCGTTACCCGATCATCCTATTTTTTGTATTCGCATTGCTGATTTATTTTGTAAAACAATCCGTACTTCCATCTTTTATCGACATTTTTCAAAACAACGCCGGCACTGCTTCTACCGCGTTCATATCCGTTATAGTTATCGACTTTATTACTAAATTCATGATGGTGTCAGTACTTTTGCTTATCGCAGGATTTGTTTTTGCGATGCTTGTTAAACGAAAAATAGGAATCGAAAAACAGATTATCCTGTTCCGCTCCATTCCCATTTATCGAAAGTATAAAAAGCTGCACACTTCCTTCCTGTTTGCGACACATTTCAGCTCCTTACTGAAAACCGGAATGCCAATTAAAGAAATTCTGTCTGTCATGGAAAGGCAAAACAAACTGCCTATTCTTGCACATTTTTCCAAATTGATGACCGACGAATTGAACAAAGGCGTCTATATAACAAATTTACTGGAAAACTTACCGCTCATCGACAAACAAATCGCCGTAATTTTTCAGAAGAACGCTGATGTGCATGCATTAGAAAAAGACCTGGATATGTACGCCTCCGTACTAACGGAAGAATTAAACCGGAAAATCATGAAAATATTGACATATTTGCAGCCAGCTTTTTTTCTGACACTGGCCGGCTTTATTGTCCTGATTTATGTCACACTAATGTGGCCGATGTTCCAGCTTATCCAAACAATATAG
- the comGC gene encoding competence type IV pilus major pilin ComGC translates to MFKKLFKNQHGFTLIEMLIVLMIISVLIILIVPNLGEKSEHVNEKGCEALVELVQAQVDAYYIENGSYPSSLTELVSNGFIEENQQTCTNGTALILSADGSEVSIPTPSE, encoded by the coding sequence ATGTTTAAAAAATTATTTAAAAATCAACACGGTTTCACTTTGATAGAAATGTTAATCGTCCTAATGATTATTTCCGTACTGATTATTTTGATTGTACCTAATCTTGGAGAAAAAAGTGAACATGTTAATGAAAAAGGATGCGAAGCACTTGTTGAACTCGTTCAAGCACAGGTTGATGCCTATTATATTGAAAATGGATCATACCCAAGCAGTCTAACAGAATTAGTCAGTAACGGATTTATTGAAGAAAATCAGCAAACATGTACAAATGGCACCGCCTTGATTCTGAGTGCAGATGGAAGTGAAGTAAGTATTCCGACTCCCTCTGAATAA
- the comGD gene encoding competence type IV pilus minor pilin ComGD codes for MSGKNGFTLLEVLFVLAILSVLLLLSGPIHVSTLEKQAEKQFLNTLEMDIFYLQNLSYGSRGAYRIEFADSKGYTIKDVKNVIVRREVPEGWQIDHTTFPIISFNHDGLINQPGSLFIHAKRNTYKLICPFGKGRCYVAKQ; via the coding sequence ATGTCCGGGAAAAATGGCTTTACCTTGCTTGAGGTATTGTTCGTTTTGGCTATTTTGTCCGTTCTTCTTCTCTTAAGCGGACCTATTCACGTCTCCACCCTTGAAAAGCAAGCTGAAAAACAATTTCTAAATACACTTGAAATGGATATTTTCTATTTACAAAACCTTTCATATGGATCAAGGGGGGCGTACAGAATTGAATTCGCTGACAGCAAAGGCTACACAATCAAAGATGTTAAAAATGTCATCGTCCGCCGGGAGGTTCCAGAAGGATGGCAAATTGATCATACTACATTTCCCATAATCTCCTTTAACCATGATGGGTTAATTAACCAACCGGGATCCCTGTTTATTCATGCGAAGCGAAACACGTACAAACTTATTTGTCCGTTTGGTAAAGGCAGGTGTTACGTTGCAAAACAGTAA
- the comGE gene encoding competence type IV pilus minor pilin ComGE yields the protein MQNSKGFSLIETLVALSILLAVITAIIPIKTRIMMERDVLDQKRAVLNTLHEELQDYLWSGASMQNQSYTINVDGSPVRIHFTTENSYLKGCAEWKNVKNKQDESCLYGYPTE from the coding sequence TTGCAAAACAGTAAAGGTTTCTCCCTCATCGAAACATTAGTTGCCTTATCAATTTTGCTTGCAGTCATCACTGCCATTATTCCAATCAAAACTCGAATTATGATGGAGCGGGATGTGCTGGATCAAAAACGTGCTGTGTTAAATACTTTACACGAAGAGTTGCAGGATTATTTATGGAGCGGTGCTTCCATGCAGAATCAATCCTATACAATAAATGTTGATGGATCACCAGTTAGGATTCATTTTACGACAGAAAATTCATATCTGAAGGGGTGTGCGGAATGGAAGAATGTTAAAAACAAACAGGACGAATCATGTTTATACGGCTATCCAACTGAATGA
- the comGF gene encoding competence type IV pilus minor pilin ComGF: MLKTNRTNHVYTAIQLNEKGFTFLSVLLAITVVFLTLPLIALITKSIDYSSNYDAMSVQQFFYFLRDDVIASTMVESEQSDKLILHYYDDTIVTFEKYDDLIRRQVNGQGHEIYLREVQDVQFTASPNTIHVFITMKQGDQYEKSIHVYQ; this comes from the coding sequence ATGTTAAAAACAAACAGGACGAATCATGTTTATACGGCTATCCAACTGAATGAGAAAGGCTTTACTTTTCTGTCGGTGTTGTTGGCGATTACAGTTGTCTTTCTGACATTGCCGCTCATTGCCTTAATCACGAAGTCCATTGATTATTCCAGTAACTATGATGCCATGTCAGTCCAGCAGTTTTTCTATTTTCTGCGTGATGATGTGATTGCCTCAACAATGGTTGAGTCGGAACAGTCGGATAAATTAATTCTGCATTATTATGATGACACAATTGTGACATTTGAAAAGTATGATGACCTTATTCGAAGACAGGTTAACGGACAAGGGCATGAAATATATTTGCGGGAAGTGCAGGATGTTCAATTCACCGCTTCCCCCAATACAATCCATGTGTTTATCACAATGAAGCAGGGTGACCAATATGAAAAATCCATTCATGTATATCAATGA
- a CDS encoding DUF2626 domain-containing protein, producing MDRMFRVLAFWTSIFTVMFYIGDMTNTALLFLVQTAFFLAVGYLKLSERMYMYLFGAYCTLFLIGFTWYSEFILVPGFGH from the coding sequence ATGGATCGGATGTTTCGTGTCCTTGCTTTTTGGACAAGTATTTTTACAGTAATGTTTTATATTGGCGATATGACGAATACTGCATTACTTTTTCTCGTCCAAACAGCATTTTTCCTTGCAGTAGGCTACCTGAAATTATCTGAACGTATGTATATGTATCTTTTCGGAGCTTATTGTACATTATTTTTAATTGGTTTTACTTGGTATTCAGAATTCATATTAGTGCCAGGTTTCGGGCATTAA
- a CDS encoding MBL fold metallo-hydrolase: protein MHIKSLSLGPLGTNCYIIYNDTEALVIDPGGDAEQVIHFLTETKVKPLAILLTHAHFDHIGGVEELRNHYNVNVYVHQMEADWLDNPHLNGSTLFMGGEIVTSKAEKHFEHGPLQFNNFSFEVIHTPGHSPGSVSFVFQDQKFAVSGDVLFYGGIGRTDLPGGDIKQLEQSIKHSLYSLPETFKIYPGHGPETTIGQEKRQNPFFPSN, encoded by the coding sequence TTGCATATTAAATCATTATCACTCGGACCATTGGGTACAAACTGTTATATCATCTATAATGATACAGAAGCATTGGTGATTGATCCTGGTGGTGACGCAGAACAAGTCATACATTTTTTAACGGAAACGAAAGTTAAACCTCTTGCGATTCTTTTGACTCATGCACACTTTGACCACATTGGCGGTGTGGAAGAATTAAGGAATCATTATAACGTGAACGTTTATGTGCATCAGATGGAAGCGGACTGGTTGGATAATCCTCATCTGAATGGTTCAACATTGTTTATGGGCGGGGAAATAGTTACAAGTAAGGCCGAAAAACATTTCGAACATGGTCCGTTACAATTTAACAATTTTTCATTTGAAGTAATCCACACGCCAGGTCATTCACCAGGCAGTGTCTCATTTGTTTTTCAAGATCAAAAATTTGCTGTAAGCGGTGATGTTTTATTTTACGGTGGAATAGGGAGGACAGACTTGCCAGGCGGTGATATTAAACAGTTGGAGCAAAGTATTAAACATTCCCTGTATAGCTTACCGGAGACATTTAAAATATATCCGGGCCACGGTCCTGAAACAACTATTGGGCAGGAAAAGCGGCAGAATCCATTTTTCCCCTCCAATTAA